The proteins below are encoded in one region of Telopea speciosissima isolate NSW1024214 ecotype Mountain lineage chromosome 10, Tspe_v1, whole genome shotgun sequence:
- the LOC122641489 gene encoding protein WHAT'S THIS FACTOR 9, mitochondrial-like isoform X1, which yields MIFNQSHFRKLKRLLFSSRKSLILYEEQPSFSFTQKSNYVDVKMRWKKDAFYDSIEIIHRSPELKPLISLKNCITEEPDRCIPICAISKSGFKLGVRGKVSSFLRRYPSVFEEFTGPKYNLPWFRLTPEAIDLDREERVVYRDRKADIIVRLKKLVLMSKEKRLPVNVIRGLQWYLGVLDEFLKNPETNLDSSFRLMDMGDGLQWLTVDPDGETMLSVMQKNAITRGESTEVISYPLFPSKGLRLKRKISNWLDEFQELPYVSPYEESSNLNPNSDISEKRVVGVLHELLSLFVDHSVQRKMLFCLRPYMDLPQKFYKAFERHPHMFYLSLRNKTCTAILKEPYNDDSAMEAHPILEVRKKYIRLMKESDFILKNRRPEKKFMGVGNVNLDDGMCSEARERQVNLELESQITI from the coding sequence ATGATTTTCAATCAATCACACTTCAGGAAGCTGAAGagacttcttttttcttctcggaAATCACTGATTCtctatgaagaacaacccagTTTCAGCTTCACCCAGAAATCCAACTATGTAGATGTGAAGATGAGATGGAAGAAGGACGCCTTCTATGACTCCATTGAAATCATTCACAGATCTCCTGAACTCAAACCTCTCATCTCCCTAAAAAACTGCATCACCGAAGAGCCCGACCGTTGCATCCCCATCTGCGCCATCTCCAAGAGTGGATTCAAATTGGGGGTTCGAGGTAAAGTTTCAAGCTTTCTCAGGCGATACCCTTCTGTTTTCGAAGAATTTACTGGACCAAAATACAATCTTCCCTGGTTTAGATTGACCCCAGAAGCCATTGATCTTGATAGAGAAGAGCGGGTGGTTTATAGAGATCGAAAGGCTGATATTATTGTCAGGCTGAAGAAATTGGTACTGATGAGTAAGGAGAAGAGGCTTCCAGTAAATGTAATTCGAGGGCTTCAATGGTATCTTGGGGTGCTGGATGAGTTCCTGAAGAATCCAGAAACGAATCTGGATTCCTCTTTCAGATTAATGGACATGGGTGATGGGCTTCAATGGTTGACTGTCGACCCAGATGGAGAAACGATGCTCTCCGTAATGCAGAAGAACGCCATTACTAGAGGTGAGAGTACGGAGGTAATTTCTTACCCTCTTTTCCCTTCCAAGGGGTTGAGATTGAAGAGGAAGATCTCCAACTGGTTAGACGAATTTCAGGAGCTTCCATATGTGTCTCCCTATGAAGAATCCTCCAATCTGAATCCGAACAGCGATATCTCTGAAAAACGGGTTGTAGGTGTTCTTCACGAATTGCTGAGCCTATTCGTTGATCACTCTGTCCAAAGAAAGATGCTTTTTTGTCTTCGTCCATATATGGATTTGCCCCAGAAGTTCTACAAGGCGTTTGAACGTCATCCCCACATGTTTTACCTATCTTTGAGGAACAAGACTTGCACTGCGATTCTCAAGGAACCCTACAATGATGATTCAGCGATGGAAGCTCATCCCATCTTGGAAGTGAGGAAGAAGTATATCAGATTGATGAAGGAATCTGATTTTATCTTGAAAAACAGACGACCTGAGAAGAAGTTTATGGGGGTTGGGAATGTGAACTTAGACGATGGCATGTGCTCTGAAGCCAGGGAGAGACAAGTGAACTTGGAACTTGAGTCGCAAATAACAATCTAG
- the LOC122641489 gene encoding protein WHAT'S THIS FACTOR 9, mitochondrial-like isoform X2, translating into MIFNQSHFRKLKRLLFSSRKSLILYEEQPSFSFTQKSNYVDVKMRWKKDAFYDSIEIIHRSPELKPLISLKNCITEEPDRCIPICAISKSGFKLGVRGKVSSFLRRYPSVFEEFTGPKYNLPWFRLTPEAIDLDREERVVYRDRKADIIVRLKKLVLMSKEKRLPVNVIRGLQWYLGVLDEFLKNPETNLDSSFRLMDMGDGLQWLTVDPDGETMLSVMQKNAITRGESTEVISYPLFPSKGLRLKRKISNWLDEFQELPYVSPYEESSNLNPNSDISEKRVVGVLHELLSLFVDHSVQRKMLFCLRPYMDLPQKFYKAFERHPHMFYLSLRNKTCTAILKEPYNDDSAMEAHPILEVRKKYIRLMKESDFILKNRRPEKNSEARERQVNLELESQITI; encoded by the exons ATGATTTTCAATCAATCACACTTCAGGAAGCTGAAGagacttcttttttcttctcggaAATCACTGATTCtctatgaagaacaacccagTTTCAGCTTCACCCAGAAATCCAACTATGTAGATGTGAAGATGAGATGGAAGAAGGACGCCTTCTATGACTCCATTGAAATCATTCACAGATCTCCTGAACTCAAACCTCTCATCTCCCTAAAAAACTGCATCACCGAAGAGCCCGACCGTTGCATCCCCATCTGCGCCATCTCCAAGAGTGGATTCAAATTGGGGGTTCGAGGTAAAGTTTCAAGCTTTCTCAGGCGATACCCTTCTGTTTTCGAAGAATTTACTGGACCAAAATACAATCTTCCCTGGTTTAGATTGACCCCAGAAGCCATTGATCTTGATAGAGAAGAGCGGGTGGTTTATAGAGATCGAAAGGCTGATATTATTGTCAGGCTGAAGAAATTGGTACTGATGAGTAAGGAGAAGAGGCTTCCAGTAAATGTAATTCGAGGGCTTCAATGGTATCTTGGGGTGCTGGATGAGTTCCTGAAGAATCCAGAAACGAATCTGGATTCCTCTTTCAGATTAATGGACATGGGTGATGGGCTTCAATGGTTGACTGTCGACCCAGATGGAGAAACGATGCTCTCCGTAATGCAGAAGAACGCCATTACTAGAGGTGAGAGTACGGAGGTAATTTCTTACCCTCTTTTCCCTTCCAAGGGGTTGAGATTGAAGAGGAAGATCTCCAACTGGTTAGACGAATTTCAGGAGCTTCCATATGTGTCTCCCTATGAAGAATCCTCCAATCTGAATCCGAACAGCGATATCTCTGAAAAACGGGTTGTAGGTGTTCTTCACGAATTGCTGAGCCTATTCGTTGATCACTCTGTCCAAAGAAAGATGCTTTTTTGTCTTCGTCCATATATGGATTTGCCCCAGAAGTTCTACAAGGCGTTTGAACGTCATCCCCACATGTTTTACCTATCTTTGAGGAACAAGACTTGCACTGCGATTCTCAAGGAACCCTACAATGATGATTCAGCGATGGAAGCTCATCCCATCTTGGAAGTGAGGAAGAAGTATATCAGATTGATGAAGGAATCTGATTTTATCTTGAAAAACAGACGACCTGAGAAGAA CTCTGAAGCCAGGGAGAGACAAGTGAACTTGGAACTTGAGTCGCAAATAACAATCTAG